A portion of the Brachionichthys hirsutus isolate HB-005 chromosome 6, CSIRO-AGI_Bhir_v1, whole genome shotgun sequence genome contains these proteins:
- the maml1 gene encoding mastermind-like protein 1: protein MMADFVTPRHSAVMERLRRRIELFRQHHNSCESRYENATLERLELERQQTVALHQRCLQAKAKRSSKHRQPQAGGEAAGQRAPGGGGGGGGEHGDNGGESRNSTLIALQETVKRKLEGAGSPLARDQVNGFSDSFPPSKKACLDNGPPPDSKLGIADSLRANGTHGPAGEATDGGRELASDFHRKEMKQEPDDILPIMPPSGGGNNILFPDLNLNEQEWTELMEELNCSVAYEDIQDILNDGFEDRKDPLELGAPPGAAGAAGGGQASQSLLPPDLVSVKSEFSPASVAFEQDSRTGSPHVRSASSGPPPHPTSSPVASSSASSPALPPSQPAAPPRQLQPPPNHLLPPGPPVPKDLSPAQQLQQLAAQQQRAQHLHGQMQHKQPQPGAKFHSQGPRAHPPPWPQMTTSQSPLGGTSPSMYPQDFNPNAQKQLLMPGQPNKVSPKAGGGSYLPGPAGHHNMLGHPPSGPPLSHPPAPGAQASAAMLNYNNTKPLSHFEAGPGPPRPPNAQSQNKAVLLTLLRQQQQIKQKNSMNFRQHIPHAQDQNNYPAPPHGPGPTNMAPAPVNNGMPTQPGASAMAGNHGNAAYLSSQAAVAAALKQQQHQQQILEQQKQQYIQRQQLMAEQEKQRQQDQQLQRHLTRPPPQYQDQPGQPANQSPFPQQPVSQFTGSSQPMGSVGSMGGSAPGSQHMFPQNQGMMGINMGQAGGPAGGIAPPPAAAQADIGLSACGGGGGGAAVDVQQVLYNNMNLHPAHQPPPQQRQPLVSMSASYRQNLLAQQQHLKTPPNGAMLKQQQQLNLAGSMQGPQGPQSGAWQQQLAAQPPSSSAGLPPNAFNNPPNSFHMQQQSRIPKMAPGAAPFGGNPGGRPMGGLNPGQQRMQANMAAAQQRAPPTPQSLGQQQTQQAGQNQGVPPELAAFGQPQGNGRQGLQCNQGYQVSRTANQQQQVSFGYNVASGSFAGESELVDSLLKGQSTQEWMADLDELLASHH, encoded by the exons ATGATGGCGGATTTTGTTACGCCGCGACACAGCGCGGTGATGGAAAGGCTCCGGCGGAGGATCGAGCTCTTCCGGCAGCATCACAACAGCTGCGAGAGCCGCTACGAGAACGCGACGCTGGAGCGCCTGGAGCTGGAGAGGCAGCAGACCGTCGCCCTGCACCAGCGCTGCCTGCAGGCCAAGGCCAAGCGGTCCAGCAAGCACCGGCAGCCGCAGGCCGGCGGGGAGGCGGCGGGCCAGAGGGCgccgggcggcggcggcggcggcggcggggagcACGGCGACAACGGAGGCGAGAGCCGGAACAGCACCCTGATAGCG ctgcaggagacggtgaagaggaagctggagggTGCCGGTTCCCCGCTGGctcgagaccaggtcaacggtTTCAGCGACAGTTTCCCCCCCAGCAAGAAGGCCTGTCTGGACAACGGCCCCCCGCCGGACTCCAAACTCGGAATCGCCGACTCTCTCCGCGCCAACGGGACGCACGGGCCGGCGGGCGAGGCGACGGACGGCGGCCGGGAGCTGGCCTCCGACTTCCACAGGAAGGAGATGAAGCAGGAGCCCGACGACATCCTACCCATCATGCCCCCctcgggggggggaaacaacatCCTGTTCCCCGACCTCAACCTGAACGAGCAGGAGTGGACGGAGCTCATGGAGGAGCTGAACTGCTCCGTGGCCTACGAGGACATCCAGGACATTCTGAACGACGGCTTCGAGGACCGGAAGGACCCCCTCGAGCTGGGGGCCCCCCCGGGGGCTGCCGGGGCGGCGGGAGGGGGCCAGGCCTCTCAGAGTCTTCTCCCTCCAGACCTGGTCAGCGTGAAGTCCGAGTTCTCCCCGGCCTCGGTGGCGTTCGAGCAGGACTCCCGGACCGGCTCCCCCCACGTCAGGTCCGCCTCCTCCGGGCCCCCTCCTCACCCCACCAGCTCGCCCgtcgcctcctcctctgcgtcttcaccagctcttcctccttctcagcCAGCTGCTCCTCCCAGGCAGCTTCAGCCTCCGCCCAACCACCTTCTCCCGCCTGGCCCCCCAGTGCCCAAAGACCTGTCCCCcgcccagcagctccagcagctggctGCCCAGCAACAGAGGGCCCAGCACCTCCACGGCCAGATGCAGCACAAGCAGCCACAGCCGGGGGCCAAGTTCCACAGCCAGGGTCCCCGCGCCCACCCGCCGCCCTGGCCACAGATGACCACCTCTCAAAGCCCACTAGGGGGCACTAGCCCCTCCATGTACCCCCAGGACTTCAACCCCAATGCCcagaagcagctgctgatgCCCGGCCAACCCAACAAAGTCTCTCCCAAGGCGGGGGGCGGCAGCTACTTGCCCGGGCCCGCTGGGCACCACAACATGCTGGGACACCCCCCATCAGGACCGCCCCTCAGCCACCCACCGGCGCCGGGGGCTCAGGCCTCGGCCGCCATGCTGAACTACAACAACACCAAGCCTTTGTCTCACTTTGAGGCGGGGCCCGGGCCGCCACGCCCCCCCAACGCCCAGAGCCAAAACAAGGCGGTCCTGCTGACGCTGctccgacagcagcagcagatcaagCAGAAGAACAGCATGAACTTCCGGCAGCACATCCCCCACGCGCAG GACCAGAACAACTACCCGGCCCCCCCGCATGGGCCCGGCCCCACCAACATGGCACCTGCGCCTGTAAACAACGGCATGCCGACCCAGCCCGGGGCGAGCGCCATGGCGGGTAACCACGGTAACGCAGCGTACCTGAGCAGCCAGGCGGCGGTAGCGGCGgcgctgaagcagcagcagcaccagcagcagatcctggagcagcagaagcagcagtaCATCCAGAGACAGCAGCTGATGGCTGAGCAG GAGAAGCAGCGGCAGCAggaccagcagctgcagcgacaCCTGACCAGACCGCCGCCGCAGTACCAGGACCAGCCGGGacaaccggccaatcagagcccgTTCCCCCAGCAGCCGGTCAGCCAGTTCACCG GTTCTTCTCAACCAATGGGGAGCGTTGGCTCCATGGGAGGCTCCGCCCCTGGATCCCAGCATATGTTCCCTCAGAACCAAGGCATGATGGGCATAAACATGGGTCAGGCTGGGGGGCCGGCCGGCGGCATAGCTCCGCCCCCAGCGGCCGCTCAGGCTGATATCGGTCTGTCGGCGtgcggaggaggggggggcggagccgccGTGGACGTGCAGCAGGTGCTCTACAACAACATGAACCTTCACCCCGCCCACCAGCCCCCGCCCCAGCAGCGCCAGCCTCTGGTTTCCATGAGCGCCTCCTACAGGCAGAACCTTCtggctcagcagcagcacctgaagACGCCGCCCAACGGCGCCAtgttgaagcagcagcagcagctg AACCTGGCCGGCTCCATGCAGGGCCCCCAGGGCCCCCAGAGCGGCgcctggcagcagcagctggccgCCCAGCCGCCCTCGAGCAGCGCCGGCCTGCCCCCCAACGCGTTTAACAACCCCCCCAACTCCTTTCACATGCAGCAGCAGTCTCGCATCCCCAAAATGGCTCCCGGGGCGGCGCCCTTCGGTGGGAACCCCGGCGGGCGTCCCATGGGAGGCCTGAACCCCGGGCAGCAGAGGATGCAGGCAAACATGGCGGCCGCACAGCAGAGGGCGCCGCCCACTCCTCAAAGCCTCGGCCAGCAGCAGACTCAGCAGGCCGGGCAGAACCAGGGCGTCCCGCCTGAGCTGGCGGCGTTCGGGCAGCCGCAGGGCAACGGCCGCCAGGGGCTGCAGTGTAACCAAGGTTACCAGGTGAGcaggacagccaatcagcagcagcaggtgtcgTTCGGCTACAACGTGGCGTCGGGGAGCTTCGCCGGCGAGAGCGAGCTCGTGGACTCGCTGCTGAAGGGTCAAAGCACCCAGGAGTGGATGGCGGACCTGGACGAGCTGCTCGCCAGCCACCATTAG
- the ccdc69 gene encoding coiled-coil domain-containing protein 69 — MGCTQSKKKSKGKKREKKQSSSLQDEGKRASGERDLHLQKQLEQLEWQLGTLKEVLSANGSPERAELLKRHSDEEACSLVLSILDKVKSETTADLNVRNEQKSKAATEEHERLVEELQEKHGREKSGLAEERQAAENALKAQVEELTADLQVYNDLKRRAEESALRKSLHRNIQAHGSPGAFWESEQESLLFVIEMKKERVQEQNRKLQQMDALTEKNLSLEDQLVHVLQQNEDLTVRIDNCQALLQQLSKEQQDLKVALEKQVLKNRNLSQEKEELMFRLKHGDSCSAVHLPVLVQEIAPR; from the exons ATGGGCTGCACGCAGAGCAAG aagaaaagcaaaggcaagaagagggagaagaagcagagcagcagcctccAGGATGAAG GTAAACGGGCGTCGGGCGAGCGGGACCTCCACCtccagaagcagctggagcagctggagtgGCAGCTGGGGACTTTAAAGGAAGTCCTCTCCGCCAATGGGAGCCCGGAGAGGGCGGAGCTACTGAAACGCCACAGCGACGAAGAGGCGTGTTCCCTCGTCCTGAGCATCCTGGACAAG GTGAAATCTGAGACGACGGCCGATCTGAACGTCCGGAACGAGCAGAAGAGTAAAGCTGCGACCGAGGAACACGAGAGACTCGTGGAAG agctgcaggaaaaacacGGACGAGAGAAATCCGGCCTGGCAGAGGAGCGCCAGGCCGCGGAGAACGCGCTGAAG GCTCAAGTGGAAGAGCTGACCGCAGACCTGCAGGTTTACAACGATCTGAAGAGGAGGGCGGAGGAATCCGCGCTGAGGAAGAGCCTGCACAGGAACATCCAG GCGCATGGCAGCCCCGGTGCATTCTGGGAGTCCGAGCAGGAGTCTCTGCTGTTTGTCATCGAGATGAAGAAGGAGCGCGTGCAGGAGCAGAACAGGAAGCTCCAGCAGATGGACGCTCTG ACGGAGAAGAACCTGTCTCTGGAGGACCAGCTCGTCcacgtcctgcagcagaacgaGGATCTCACCGTGCGGATCGACAACTGCCAGGCTCTCCTTCA GCAGTTGtcaaaggagcagcaggacctgaaGGTGGCGCTGGAGAAGCAGGTATTAAAGAACCGGAACCTTTCCCAGGAAAAAGAGGAGCTGATGTTCCGACTGAAACACGGGGACTCGTGTTCGGCCGTCCACCTCCCGGTTCTGGTCCAGGAGATCGCCCCCAGATGA